From the genome of Sinanaerobacter sp. ZZT-01:
CCTCCTTCTTTCGCCGGCTGCTGTCTTTTTTGCAGCCGGCACTTTCTTTTCATTTCGCCCTTAACGATTGACAGATTTTCTTAACACTGATATTATTTTTATTAAGAATCGAAAGGGCTATGCCTAATTTTTTTTTTATTTATAGTGAGGTATTTACAATGTCAGAAATGATTAGAGAAAACAAAGAAAACAAAAAAACAAAAATGGGAAAAGATGAATGGCGCGGAAAAAACTATTCGTTTTTTAATCATAAATCTTGCGAGTTTTTCCCCTGTCACGAAACAAAGAATCCAGATGAATTTAATTGCCTTTTTTGCTACTGTCCGCTTTATGCTCTGGGAAAAAACTGCGGAGGCAATTATAAATATTCCGAAAATGGAATTAAAGACTGCAGCGGCTGTATTGTGCCTCATAAAAAGGACAATTACGGATATATCATGAGCAAATTTAACGAATTGGTGGAATTAGCAAAAAAGCAGAGCTAATCCTTTGGATCAGCCTGCTTCATCAGTCTGTGAGATACATATTTTTTTATGCCTGAACATCCAATGTGGCACCAATTGCAGGATTCAAGCTCTGCTGCGGGTTTGCTTGTTCCATACTCTGAATCAGGCTGGCTGCCCCTTCCGCCTCCACTTGCATCGCCCGATTTAAATTTGACATCGCAAGGGTTTGCTGTAAACTTTGCAAATTCATAGCCATAAAAGAAGATAATTCCATACAATCACATCCTTTTCAATGCAAATACTACGATACGAAATACGAATATTTATATTGAGTATATCAGTAACTCTGGATCCGTTCAATTCTTTTTCGATTATTTTACACAATATTCTTGCAAATATGCTTCCATTTGCTGCTTTACAGCATCATCAATGTGAACTTTTCCGTTCACTTCTACATTATAAAGCGTATCTATGATCTCTCGAACAGTCACAATCGGATACGTCTTAATTCCGAATTCTTCTTCAATTTCTTGAATTGCTGTCTTATTTCCATTTCCTCTTTCCATACGATCGACAGAAATGATCAAGCCCTCTATCTTTATATCCGCTTCCGCTTTAATAATTGGAAAACACTCTCTAACTGCAGTTCCGGCTGTAATGACATCCTCGATAATGAGTACTCTATCGCCGTCCTTCAGCTTATACCCAACCATGTTACCGCCTTCACCGTGATCTTTCACTTCTTTCCGATTGAAGCAATAGTTTACATTGCACTGAAATTCACTCGCCAATGCGATGGAAGCTGCCACAGCTAGAGGAATGCCTTTATATGCCGGTCCAAATAATGCTGTAATATTTCTGGAAATGTGTCCTTTTTTACAATTTTCTTCTATACATCTAGCATAAAATTGACCGAGTTTCGCTGCCTGCTCTCCGGTCTTGTAATTTCCTGTATTAATAAAATATGGTGTCTTTCTTCCACTTTTAGTTGTAAAATCTCCAAAGGTCAATACCCCGGAATCTACCATAAATTCAATAAAACTCTTTTTATAATCCATATTTTTTCTCCTTTTAATCACAAAAGGCATTTTGTATCTCTTTTATGCTGTGATATCCCATTTCTCTCATATAATTTTTGAGTTCTTCCAATATCTCTATCGGTGCGGTTGGACGAATCAATGCTGCCGTTCCAATGGCCACCGCATTTGCTCCTGCCATCAGAAATTCTGCCACGTCTTCTCCGTTCATGATTCCGCCTAATCCGATGATCGGAATGCTGACAACTTTACGAACTTCATAAACCATTCGAATCGCAATTGGTTTAATAGCCGGTCCGGAAAGACCTCCAGTCCTATTTGCAAGTACGGTTTTCGCACGACGTACATCAATACGCATCCCTAGCAGCGTATTGATTAATGAAATAGCATCCGCTCCTTCTGCTTCCACTGCTTTTGCGATCTCTGAAATATTCGTTACGTTTGGTGTTAATTTAATAATGACTGGTTTCTTTGTAATACCTCTTACTTTCTTAGTCACTTCAGCCGCCATCTTCGCATTGGTTCCAAATCCGATGCCGCCCTCTTTTACATTTGGACAGGAAATATTAATCTCCAGCATATCTACATCGGTATCTTCCAAACGTTTGACGGTATGACAGTATTCTTCCAAAGTATGTCCTGCGACATTTGCAATCAAGTTTG
Proteins encoded in this window:
- a CDS encoding cysteine-rich small domain-containing protein; protein product: MGKDEWRGKNYSFFNHKSCEFFPCHETKNPDEFNCLFCYCPLYALGKNCGGNYKYSENGIKDCSGCIVPHKKDNYGYIMSKFNELVELAKKQS
- a CDS encoding putative motility protein — protein: MELSSFMAMNLQSLQQTLAMSNLNRAMQVEAEGAASLIQSMEQANPQQSLNPAIGATLDVQA
- the pyrE gene encoding orotate phosphoribosyltransferase, whose translation is MDYKKSFIEFMVDSGVLTFGDFTTKSGRKTPYFINTGNYKTGEQAAKLGQFYARCIEENCKKGHISRNITALFGPAYKGIPLAVAASIALASEFQCNVNYCFNRKEVKDHGEGGNMVGYKLKDGDRVLIIEDVITAGTAVRECFPIIKAEADIKIEGLIISVDRMERGNGNKTAIQEIEEEFGIKTYPIVTVREIIDTLYNVEVNGKVHIDDAVKQQMEAYLQEYCVK
- a CDS encoding dihydroorotate dehydrogenase: MQDSTLKQSDTENLNLNVTIAGVKWKNPITTASGTFSAKESSAFYDLSKLGAVTTKGVSNVPWTGNPTPRIAETYGGMLNAVGLQNPGVESFITEEIPYIRQYETNLIANVAGHTLEEYCHTVKRLEDTDVDMLEINISCPNVKEGGIGFGTNAKMAAEVTKKVRGITKKPVIIKLTPNVTNISEIAKAVEAEGADAISLINTLLGMRIDVRRAKTVLANRTGGLSGPAIKPIAIRMVYEVRKVVSIPIIGLGGIMNGEDVAEFLMAGANAVAIGTAALIRPTAPIEILEELKNYMREMGYHSIKEIQNAFCD